In Saccharothrix syringae, the following are encoded in one genomic region:
- a CDS encoding transposase, with protein sequence MGAVGVVAVRRSPKYSSELRERAVRLVFELREQGERTGVIARVADRLGVRREALRTWLRQAEVDGGKRPGTSTSDARRIAELERENSELRRANDILKAVSAYFIRELDPEPPRWSSSSTPIVGGSVLSRSVPCWRCRRPRIGRPDFRWRSLMMSSRSMTSRLVVPTNRSA encoded by the coding sequence GTGGGGGCTGTCGGTGTCGTTGCGGTCCGCCGGTCCCCGAAGTACTCGTCTGAGCTGCGGGAACGCGCGGTTCGGTTGGTCTTTGAGTTGCGTGAGCAGGGCGAACGGACAGGTGTGATCGCTCGGGTCGCGGACCGGCTCGGGGTGCGTCGGGAGGCGTTGCGGACGTGGCTTCGGCAGGCCGAGGTCGATGGCGGGAAACGGCCGGGGACATCGACGAGTGATGCCCGGCGCATCGCCGAGCTCGAACGGGAGAATAGTGAGCTGCGGCGGGCGAACGATATCCTGAAGGCGGTGTCGGCGTATTTCATCCGGGAACTCGACCCCGAACCGCCGCGCTGGTCGAGTTCATCGACACCTATCGTGGGCGGTTCGGTGTTGAGCCGGTCTGTGCCGTGCTGGAGGTGTCGCCGTCCACGTATTGGGCGGCCAGATTTCAGGTGGCGTTCATTGATGATGAGCAGTCGGTCAATGACTTCGCGTCTGGTGGTGCCGACGAACCGTTCGGCGTAG
- a CDS encoding VOC family protein: protein MHAHSTAKETPVDFVSIRIITSDVARLVAFYERATGVHATWATEDFAELRTAGATLAIAGTRTVPLFAPGSARPADNHSVITEFLVDDVDRVHQDLTGFITDFVTEPTTMPWGNRSLLFRDPDGNLVNFFTPVTPAAIEKFAR, encoded by the coding sequence GTGCACGCCCACAGCACAGCCAAGGAGACTCCCGTGGACTTCGTCTCGATCCGCATCATCACCAGCGACGTAGCGCGCCTCGTCGCGTTCTACGAGCGCGCCACAGGGGTCCATGCGACGTGGGCCACCGAGGACTTCGCCGAACTCAGGACCGCGGGCGCCACCCTCGCGATCGCCGGCACCCGCACGGTCCCGCTGTTCGCCCCGGGCTCTGCCCGCCCGGCGGACAACCACAGCGTGATCACCGAGTTCCTCGTCGACGACGTGGACCGCGTTCACCAGGACCTGACCGGCTTCATCACCGACTTCGTCACCGAGCCGACCACGATGCCCTGGGGCAACCGATCACTGCTGTTCCGCGACCCCGACGGCAACCTCGTCAACTTCTTCACCCCCGTCACCCCGGCGGCGATCGAGAAGTTCGCACGCTGA
- a CDS encoding helix-turn-helix transcriptional regulator: protein MLTLLELLQSGGTRTVAELADRLGVEGRTVRRYVDQLIDLDVPVESVRGRYGGYRLAAGYRLPPLMLSDDEAMAVLLGLIAGRRAGLTTTEHTASETASAKIRRVLPKHIARRLDTLLEALAFTDQPGEFDAPDAEVLLTIADAVRHRRPVSIRYTGRAGQRSERTLHAYGIVAHAGRWYVTGRDARIGEDRTFRLDRIADARTLPGSFEAPAGPGPAQRVLSGFATAEYRHEVTLRIHGTVGQIRAHLPASVASLEESATVAGEDHATERWRRVELRAERLDWLPPVLASLNRPFAIERPDELRDLVIALADRLRSCAAAQDRGGTTS from the coding sequence GTGCTGACACTCCTGGAGCTGTTGCAGTCGGGCGGCACGCGGACGGTGGCCGAACTCGCCGACCGGCTCGGCGTCGAAGGGCGCACCGTGCGGCGGTACGTGGACCAGCTGATCGACCTGGACGTGCCCGTGGAATCGGTGCGCGGCCGCTACGGCGGGTACCGGCTCGCCGCCGGCTACCGCTTGCCACCGCTCATGCTCAGCGACGACGAGGCGATGGCCGTGCTGCTCGGCCTGATCGCGGGCCGCCGAGCCGGGTTGACCACGACGGAGCACACGGCGAGCGAGACGGCATCGGCGAAGATCCGGCGGGTGCTGCCCAAGCACATCGCCCGTCGGCTCGACACGCTGCTGGAAGCTCTCGCGTTCACGGATCAGCCCGGCGAGTTCGACGCCCCGGACGCTGAAGTCCTGCTCACGATCGCCGATGCGGTGCGCCACCGCCGACCGGTCTCGATCCGCTACACCGGCCGTGCCGGACAGCGCAGCGAACGCACGCTGCACGCGTACGGGATCGTCGCCCATGCGGGCCGGTGGTACGTCACGGGCAGGGACGCCCGGATCGGCGAAGACCGAACCTTCCGGCTCGATCGCATCGCCGACGCACGGACCCTGCCCGGCTCATTCGAAGCGCCAGCGGGGCCCGGTCCGGCACAGCGCGTGTTGTCGGGGTTCGCCACTGCCGAGTACCGGCATGAGGTGACCTTGCGGATCCACGGGACGGTCGGGCAGATCCGCGCGCACCTTCCCGCCAGTGTCGCGAGCCTGGAGGAGTCCGCGACCGTGGCGGGCGAGGACCACGCGACCGAGCGCTGGCGGCGCGTCGAACTGCGAGCCGAGCGACTCGACTGGTTGCCCCCGGTCCTCGCCTCGCTCAACCGGCCGTTCGCCATCGAGCGCCCAGACGAACTCCGCGACCTCGTCATCGCGCTCGCCGATCGCCTCAGGTCCTGCGCCGCCGCGCAGGACCGTGGCGGAACAACGTCATGA
- a CDS encoding LysR family transcriptional regulator produces the protein MDVQTRELRYFIAVAEELHFGRAAQRLGIAQPPLSRAIRLLEQRMGLTLLDRTSRGVHLTAAGEVFLAEGRVALDAVAAAVRRARRAAATTPRLVLALKPGSDADLLQPILDRYAATPDAVPVDLAFSVGERAAMVRDGRADLALLHRPQNDLSGLDSEDLHVEGQVVVLPDGHPLTARTEVSMADLRGGTQPRWPESRPEVTGHLVTDTDQLLQLVRLGRMVAVLPESIRDRLPPGTVSRPVIDAEQATLVIAWHRESTSRQVAAFIRAATSVKTELEQV, from the coding sequence ATGGACGTCCAGACCCGGGAACTGCGCTACTTCATCGCGGTCGCCGAGGAACTGCACTTCGGGCGGGCCGCCCAGCGGCTGGGCATCGCCCAGCCACCCCTGTCCCGGGCGATCCGCCTGCTCGAACAGCGGATGGGCCTCACCCTGCTGGACCGCACCAGTCGCGGGGTCCACCTCACGGCGGCCGGGGAGGTGTTCCTGGCCGAGGGACGCGTCGCACTGGATGCCGTGGCCGCCGCGGTGCGCCGTGCGCGAAGGGCGGCGGCAACCACTCCGCGGCTGGTCCTGGCGCTCAAACCCGGCAGCGACGCCGACCTGTTGCAGCCGATCCTGGACCGCTACGCCGCCACCCCCGACGCCGTTCCGGTCGATCTCGCCTTCAGCGTCGGCGAACGCGCCGCGATGGTCCGCGACGGCCGCGCCGACCTCGCACTGCTGCACCGGCCGCAGAACGACCTGAGCGGCCTGGACAGCGAGGACCTCCACGTCGAAGGCCAGGTCGTGGTGCTTCCGGACGGCCACCCCCTGACCGCCCGCACCGAGGTGTCGATGGCCGACCTGCGCGGCGGGACCCAGCCCCGCTGGCCGGAGTCCCGCCCCGAGGTGACCGGCCACCTCGTCACCGACACCGACCAACTGCTGCAACTCGTCCGGCTCGGGCGGATGGTCGCGGTGCTCCCGGAATCGATCCGTGATCGCCTGCCACCCGGCACGGTCAGTCGTCCTGTCATCGACGCCGAGCAGGCCACCCTCGTGATCGCCTGGCACCGGGAGTCCACCTCCCGCCAGGTCGCCGCCTTCATCCGCGCCGCGACCTCCGTCAAGACCGAGCTGGAACAGGTCTGA
- a CDS encoding SDR family NAD(P)-dependent oxidoreductase translates to MTGANKGIGRAVAGQLARLGMTVVVGARDLEKGAEAVAEISAAGGVAHPIGLDVTDQRGVSAAAEQIAERFGRLDVLVNNAGISGDLGAQAPGSAHLDGVRAVFETNLFGVVTVIEAMLPLLRRSSAARIVNVSSGTSSMTWTTDATHYLSRMSGSLGYPVSKAALNMLTVQYAKALSREGILVNAVAPGACDTDFAKGLPFQLTRTAAEGAAIVVRLATLGRECPTGGFFDDNGRLPW, encoded by the coding sequence GTGACGGGGGCGAACAAGGGGATCGGGCGGGCCGTCGCGGGCCAGCTCGCGAGGCTCGGGATGACGGTGGTAGTCGGTGCCCGGGACCTGGAGAAGGGCGCCGAGGCGGTGGCCGAGATCAGCGCGGCGGGCGGTGTCGCGCACCCGATCGGCCTCGACGTGACCGACCAACGCGGGGTGAGCGCGGCGGCCGAGCAGATCGCCGAGCGGTTCGGCCGTCTGGACGTCCTGGTCAACAACGCCGGCATCTCCGGCGACCTCGGGGCGCAGGCGCCGGGCTCCGCGCACCTCGACGGGGTGCGGGCGGTGTTCGAGACGAACCTGTTCGGTGTCGTCACCGTGATCGAGGCGATGCTCCCGCTGCTGCGCCGTTCGTCCGCGGCGCGGATCGTGAACGTCTCCAGCGGCACCTCGTCGATGACGTGGACGACCGATGCCACCCACTACCTGAGTCGGATGTCGGGTTCGCTGGGCTATCCGGTGTCGAAGGCGGCACTGAACATGCTCACGGTGCAGTACGCGAAAGCGCTGTCGCGCGAAGGGATCCTGGTGAACGCGGTCGCGCCTGGTGCGTGTGACACGGACTTCGCCAAGGGCCTGCCGTTCCAGCTGACCCGGACCGCGGCCGAGGGCGCCGCGATCGTGGTGCGGCTGGCCACGCTCGGGCGGGAGTGTCCGACGGGCGGCTTCTTCGACGACAACGGCAGGCTGCCTTGGTGA
- a CDS encoding endo-1,4-beta-xylanase — MKKSSGAVAPLATALLVTALLAAPQAHAAAYTLKDAAAATGRVFGAVVPAGLLGVADYTKTLDQEFGQVTPENEMKWNVVERVRGKFDFAAADRLVDYAESRGMAVRGSVLAWHSQLPGWVVNISSGARLLTALREHIAGVAGHFRGRVDYWDVVNEAFGDSGARRNSVFQERIGDGWVEEAFLAAEAADPTAKLCYNDYYTDGFGPKSDAVYDLVRDFVARGVPIDCVGFQGYFNSDHRVPADMAANLRRFADLGVDVHLTELNVTGSGEKQAKAYAVAVSACLAVPRCTVIAVGGVTDKYYWNAAKTPLLIDADYSRKPAYFSVLDALNEAATGWR, encoded by the coding sequence GTGAAGAAGTCGTCCGGGGCCGTGGCGCCCCTGGCAACCGCCCTGCTGGTGACCGCCTTGCTCGCGGCACCACAGGCACACGCCGCCGCGTACACGCTCAAGGACGCGGCGGCGGCCACCGGCCGGGTCTTCGGCGCGGTGGTCCCGGCCGGCCTGCTCGGCGTCGCCGACTACACCAAGACGCTGGACCAGGAGTTCGGTCAGGTCACGCCCGAGAACGAGATGAAGTGGAACGTCGTCGAGCGGGTCCGGGGCAAGTTCGACTTCGCCGCCGCCGACCGCCTGGTCGACTACGCCGAGAGCCGGGGCATGGCGGTGCGCGGCAGCGTGCTGGCGTGGCACAGCCAGCTGCCCGGCTGGGTGGTCAACATCAGCTCGGGCGCCCGGCTGCTGACCGCGCTGCGCGAGCACATCGCCGGCGTCGCGGGCCACTTCCGCGGTCGGGTCGACTACTGGGACGTGGTCAACGAGGCGTTCGGCGACAGCGGGGCCCGGCGCAACTCGGTGTTCCAGGAGCGCATCGGCGACGGCTGGGTCGAGGAGGCGTTCCTCGCGGCCGAGGCCGCCGACCCCACCGCGAAGCTCTGCTACAACGACTACTACACCGACGGGTTCGGCCCGAAGTCCGACGCCGTGTACGACCTGGTGCGGGACTTCGTCGCGCGCGGCGTGCCGATCGACTGCGTCGGCTTCCAGGGGTACTTCAACAGCGATCACCGGGTGCCCGCGGACATGGCCGCGAACCTCCGGCGCTTCGCCGACCTCGGGGTGGACGTGCACCTGACCGAGCTGAACGTGACCGGTTCCGGTGAGAAGCAGGCCAAGGCGTACGCCGTGGCCGTCAGCGCGTGCCTGGCGGTGCCGCGCTGCACCGTGATCGCCGTGGGCGGCGTGACGGACAAGTACTACTGGAACGCCGCCAAGACGCCCCTGCTGATCGACGCCGACTACAGCCGCAAGCCGGCGTACTTCTCGGTGCTCGACGCGCTGAACGAGGCGGCCACGGGCTGGCGGTAG
- a CDS encoding isocitrate lyase/PEP mutase family protein encodes MSQQDKAKAFRELHTGPVLVLPNAWDAASARLVEHAGAAAVATTSAGVSWSLGAADGGHLDREPAVRAVERVVRAVSVPVTADVEGGFDDPARTVREVLAAGVVGINIEDSAAGRLLDVADHAARLRVVRQAAQDAGVDLFVNARVDVYFFGDRAVDTVLRRAEAFLAAGADGVFVPGVTDPDTIAALVRGLDAPLNVMAGPGAPSIAELAALGVARVSVGQGIAEAAYGVALEAARRVLADEGYPSGAVDYGRMNALLTTPGA; translated from the coding sequence ATGTCTCAGCAGGACAAGGCGAAGGCGTTCCGCGAGTTGCACACCGGCCCGGTGCTGGTGCTGCCGAACGCGTGGGACGCGGCCTCCGCCCGGTTGGTCGAGCACGCGGGCGCGGCGGCGGTCGCCACCACCAGCGCGGGGGTGTCGTGGAGCCTGGGCGCGGCCGACGGGGGTCACCTGGACCGCGAGCCGGCGGTGCGGGCGGTGGAACGGGTGGTGCGGGCGGTGTCGGTGCCGGTGACCGCGGACGTCGAGGGCGGGTTCGACGACCCGGCGCGCACGGTCCGCGAGGTGCTGGCCGCCGGGGTCGTGGGCATCAACATCGAGGACAGCGCCGCCGGCCGGCTGCTGGACGTCGCCGACCACGCCGCCCGCCTGCGCGTGGTGCGGCAGGCGGCGCAGGACGCGGGCGTGGACCTGTTCGTCAACGCCCGCGTCGACGTCTACTTCTTCGGCGACCGCGCGGTGGACACCGTCCTGCGCCGCGCGGAGGCGTTCCTGGCGGCCGGCGCGGACGGCGTGTTCGTGCCCGGCGTCACCGACCCGGACACCATCGCCGCCCTGGTTCGAGGCTTGGACGCCCCGCTCAACGTGATGGCCGGGCCGGGTGCGCCGTCGATCGCCGAGCTGGCCGCGCTGGGCGTGGCCCGGGTGAGCGTCGGCCAGGGCATCGCGGAGGCCGCGTACGGGGTGGCGCTGGAGGCGGCCCGCCGCGTGCTGGCCGACGAGGGCTACCCGTCCGGCGCGGTGGACTACGGCCGGATGAACGCCCTGCTCACCACTCCAGGAGCTTGA
- a CDS encoding helix-turn-helix domain-containing protein, with the protein MTTYSAVVTTGIYCRPGCGAKPKAENVRTFTLPAAAEANGFRACLRCRPYRVAGPLPDAPELVCAAVQHIIGGALDEGTEVELATRLGVSARHLRRLFHTHLGATPDQFARSRRAHFARRLLDDTDLTVAEIAFASGFGSLRQFNRAMREVFREAPTVLRARRRKADRVVLDGGLTVRVPVVPGYDWAVVLDQLRKRAIPGVETVVGGVYRRTVSLDGSPGVLEVWRGGPDHLLLRAHLPYWEGVIHVVERAARVVGADTGTAGAWAPFEAAVVATHDDPGALVAEYGVPVPGLGHGLTHLFPSADAVPG; encoded by the coding sequence GTGACGACGTACTCGGCCGTGGTGACCACCGGCATCTACTGCCGCCCGGGTTGCGGGGCGAAACCCAAGGCGGAGAACGTCCGCACGTTCACCCTGCCCGCCGCCGCCGAGGCGAACGGCTTCCGCGCCTGCCTGCGCTGCCGCCCCTACCGGGTGGCCGGCCCCCTGCCGGACGCGCCGGAACTGGTGTGCGCGGCGGTCCAGCACATCATCGGAGGCGCGCTGGACGAGGGCACCGAGGTCGAGCTGGCCACCCGGCTGGGGGTCTCCGCCCGGCACCTGCGCAGGCTGTTCCACACCCACCTGGGCGCGACCCCCGACCAGTTCGCCCGGTCCCGGCGGGCGCACTTCGCGCGGCGGCTGCTGGACGACACCGACCTGACCGTCGCGGAGATCGCGTTCGCCTCCGGGTTCGGCAGCCTGCGGCAGTTCAACCGGGCCATGCGCGAGGTCTTCCGGGAAGCGCCGACGGTCCTGCGCGCGCGGCGGCGCAAGGCCGACCGGGTGGTGCTCGACGGCGGGTTGACGGTCCGGGTTCCGGTCGTGCCGGGCTACGACTGGGCGGTGGTGCTGGATCAGTTGCGAAAGAGGGCGATCCCGGGTGTCGAGACCGTTGTGGGCGGTGTCTACCGGCGCACGGTCAGCCTGGACGGCTCGCCCGGCGTGCTGGAGGTGTGGCGGGGCGGGCCGGACCACCTGCTGCTGCGTGCCCACCTGCCGTACTGGGAGGGCGTGATCCACGTGGTCGAGCGGGCCGCGCGAGTCGTCGGCGCGGACACCGGGACGGCCGGGGCCTGGGCACCGTTCGAGGCCGCCGTCGTCGCGACGCACGACGACCCGGGCGCGCTGGTGGCCGAGTACGGCGTGCCGGTGCCGGGCCTGGGGCACGGGCTCACGCACCTGTTCCCGTCCGCCGACGCCGTCCCGGGGTGA
- a CDS encoding VWA domain-containing protein — MRKALVLLLAAGLLAACTDDDANPGQPVGPAEPGTLRVLAGSELADMQPLLEEAAEATGVSVKFTFTGTLEGAESLASGAADGAYDAVWFSSNRYPAAIPEAARRLGNQVKIMASPVVLGLSTSAARRLGFADRPVGWAEIAEKAGQKAFTYGMTDPSASNSGFSALVGVASALAGAGTAVDANQVAAVTPRLTGFFSAQALSSGSSGWLSEAFRKRAQDPGTRIDGLINYESVLLSLNASGGLSEPLTIIHPSDGVVTADYPLTLLTGADDDARAAHQRLTDHLRTPDVQRRIAETTHRRPVAPGVEPGAQFTAKDLVELPFPATRDAVDALLSAYFNKIRRPSRTLYVVDTSGSMAGERIEALRASLVGLTGADSSLTGRFRGFRNREEVTIMPFNTTPQQPRTFVVPEQDPQAVLDEIKTFAGGLQAGGGTAVYDSLDRAYEVLEPLQAADPDRFHSIVLMTDGENADGSDFSQFQSGFSRVPARVRGVPVFTVLFGEGSSDELGRVADMTGGKVFDARSTQLTDVFKEIRGYQ; from the coding sequence ATGAGGAAGGCACTGGTGCTGCTGCTGGCCGCGGGGCTGCTGGCGGCGTGCACGGACGACGACGCGAACCCCGGACAGCCGGTCGGCCCGGCCGAACCGGGCACGCTGCGGGTCCTGGCGGGCAGCGAGCTGGCCGACATGCAGCCCCTGTTGGAGGAGGCGGCCGAGGCGACCGGCGTGAGCGTGAAGTTCACCTTCACCGGCACGTTGGAGGGTGCGGAGTCGCTGGCCTCCGGCGCGGCGGACGGCGCCTACGACGCCGTGTGGTTCTCCTCCAACCGGTACCCGGCGGCAATCCCCGAGGCCGCCAGGCGCCTGGGCAACCAGGTCAAGATCATGGCCTCGCCCGTGGTGCTGGGCCTGTCCACCTCCGCCGCGCGGCGGCTCGGCTTCGCGGACCGCCCGGTCGGGTGGGCCGAGATCGCCGAGAAGGCCGGGCAGAAGGCGTTCACCTACGGCATGACCGACCCGTCCGCGTCGAACTCCGGGTTCTCCGCCCTGGTCGGCGTGGCCTCCGCGCTGGCCGGCGCGGGCACCGCGGTGGACGCGAACCAGGTCGCCGCCGTGACGCCGAGGCTGACCGGGTTCTTCAGCGCCCAGGCCCTCTCCTCCGGGTCGTCGGGCTGGCTGTCCGAGGCGTTCCGGAAGCGCGCGCAGGACCCCGGAACGAGGATCGACGGCCTGATCAACTACGAGTCCGTGCTGCTGTCGCTCAACGCCTCCGGCGGCCTGTCCGAGCCGCTGACGATCATCCACCCCAGCGACGGCGTGGTCACCGCCGACTACCCGCTCACCCTGCTCACCGGCGCCGACGACGACGCCCGCGCGGCCCACCAGCGGCTCACCGACCACCTGCGCACGCCGGACGTGCAGCGCCGGATCGCCGAGACCACCCACCGCCGCCCGGTCGCGCCCGGCGTGGAACCCGGCGCCCAGTTCACCGCCAAGGACCTGGTGGAACTGCCGTTCCCGGCCACCCGCGACGCCGTGGACGCCCTGTTGTCGGCGTACTTCAACAAGATCCGCCGCCCGTCGCGCACCTTGTACGTGGTGGACACGTCCGGTTCGATGGCGGGGGAGCGGATCGAAGCGCTGCGCGCCTCCCTGGTCGGCCTGACCGGCGCGGACTCCTCGCTCACCGGCCGCTTCCGCGGCTTCCGCAACCGCGAGGAGGTGACGATCATGCCGTTCAACACCACCCCGCAGCAGCCGCGCACGTTCGTCGTCCCCGAGCAGGACCCGCAGGCGGTGCTGGACGAGATCAAGACCTTCGCCGGCGGCCTGCAGGCGGGCGGTGGCACCGCCGTCTACGACAGCCTCGACCGCGCGTACGAGGTGCTGGAACCGCTGCAGGCCGCGGACCCCGACCGGTTCCACTCGATCGTGCTGATGACCGACGGCGAGAACGCCGACGGCAGCGACTTCTCCCAGTTCCAGAGCGGCTTCTCCCGCGTGCCCGCGCGGGTCCGGGGGGTGCCGGTGTTCACCGTGCTGTTCGGCGAGGGCAGCAGCGACGAGCTGGGCCGGGTCGCGGACATGACCGGCGGCAAGGTCTTCGACGCCCGCTCCACGCAGCTCACCGACGTGTTCAAGGAGATCCGCGGCTACCAATGA
- a CDS encoding toxic anion resistance protein, translating into MTEQPIEPVTAEHAAGLVALDPQTRADIARRAAGFAEQLQALDVRSPHFADRLEELLAVGEADMRTAAGVARTLLDRAVTEHATPRNPITTTLAGLRRTVDGLDPAKLPLTGRKLLGVFPAAGAAKKALDRYRAAHEPVQALVLELRQRQDALRRDNAAVKGERERLWQAMTRLAEAAAFAGAVDAAVERQADVFDLTDPGRARTLRADALHPIRRRHQDLLTQLAVSAQGYLALDLVRRNNDELIRGVERAVTTTMTALRTALVIASALANQRDVLDEVAALRATTDGLIRATTELIGLQGAEIQRASSDPAVAAETIRASFDRIYAALDAVDGHRAEAVRAMAATVESLSGEIRRAEDHLRRSHEGDR; encoded by the coding sequence ATGACCGAGCAGCCCATCGAACCGGTCACCGCCGAGCACGCCGCAGGACTGGTCGCGCTCGACCCGCAGACCCGGGCCGACATCGCCCGCCGGGCCGCCGGGTTCGCCGAGCAACTGCAGGCACTCGACGTCCGGTCACCGCACTTCGCCGACCGGCTGGAGGAACTGCTGGCCGTCGGCGAGGCGGACATGCGCACGGCCGCCGGCGTCGCCCGCACCCTCCTCGACCGCGCGGTCACCGAGCACGCCACCCCGCGCAACCCGATCACCACCACCCTCGCCGGCCTGCGCCGCACGGTCGACGGGCTCGACCCGGCGAAGCTGCCGCTCACCGGCCGCAAGCTGCTGGGCGTGTTCCCGGCGGCCGGGGCGGCGAAGAAGGCACTGGACCGCTACCGCGCCGCCCACGAACCCGTCCAGGCGCTGGTGCTGGAACTGCGGCAGCGCCAGGACGCCCTGCGCCGCGACAACGCCGCCGTGAAGGGCGAGCGGGAGCGGCTGTGGCAGGCGATGACCCGGCTGGCCGAGGCCGCCGCGTTCGCCGGTGCGGTGGACGCGGCGGTCGAGCGGCAGGCCGACGTGTTCGACCTGACCGACCCGGGCCGCGCCCGGACCCTGCGCGCCGACGCCCTGCACCCGATCCGCCGGCGCCACCAGGACCTGCTCACCCAGCTGGCCGTCAGCGCCCAGGGCTACCTCGCCCTGGACCTGGTGCGCCGCAACAACGACGAGCTGATCCGGGGCGTCGAGCGCGCGGTGACCACCACCATGACCGCGCTGCGCACCGCGCTGGTCATCGCCTCCGCCCTGGCCAACCAGCGGGACGTGCTGGACGAGGTGGCCGCGCTGCGCGCCACCACCGACGGCCTGATCCGCGCCACCACCGAGCTGATCGGCTTGCAGGGCGCGGAGATCCAGCGCGCGTCCAGCGACCCGGCGGTGGCCGCGGAGACCATCCGGGCGTCGTTCGACCGGATCTACGCCGCCCTGGACGCCGTGGACGGCCACCGGGCCGAAGCGGTGCGGGCGATGGCCGCGACCGTGGAGTCGCTGTCGGGGGAGATCCGCCGCGCCGAGGACCACCTGCGGCGCTCGCACGAGGGGGACCGATGA
- a CDS encoding transposase yields the protein MSELGRTVRLWCAGRGTPGRSDGVHAPFRQEFRAVDNGRIEADRLRVALAGMPLPRAADRMIPGWPYSFVAALETGGTSWTALLDAIRLPPGADLAAVTVAQLRGVVERLVAAGQWNPGDPEILVVLDAGYGNAWIDHTAPLPIVEGTVIRLTVERLPSGGVNKPVWLWCSDPDSGPVEVDRRWQVFLRRFDVEHTFRLLKQTLGWIRPRLRSPEAADR from the coding sequence GTGTCCGAGCTTGGCCGGACGGTGAGGCTTTGGTGCGCAGGCAGGGGAACTCCTGGTAGATCGGACGGTGTCCATGCGCCGTTCCGCCAGGAGTTCCGTGCGGTCGACAACGGCCGCATCGAGGCCGACCGGTTACGGGTCGCGCTGGCCGGGATGCCGCTGCCGCGCGCCGCGGACCGCATGATCCCGGGATGGCCGTACTCGTTCGTGGCCGCGCTGGAGACCGGCGGCACCTCGTGGACCGCCCTGCTGGACGCGATCCGTCTCCCGCCCGGCGCGGACCTCGCCGCGGTCACCGTCGCCCAGCTGCGCGGGGTGGTCGAACGACTCGTCGCCGCCGGCCAGTGGAACCCGGGCGATCCGGAGATCCTGGTGGTGCTCGACGCCGGCTACGGCAACGCCTGGATCGACCACACCGCGCCACTGCCGATCGTCGAGGGCACCGTGATCCGCCTGACGGTGGAGCGCCTGCCCTCCGGCGGGGTGAACAAACCGGTCTGGCTGTGGTGCTCCGATCCCGACTCCGGCCCCGTCGAGGTCGACCGCCGGTGGCAGGTGTTCCTGCGCCGCTTCGACGTCGAACACACCTTCCGTCTGCTCAAACAGACCCTCGGCTGGATCAGACCCCGACTGCGCAGCCCCGAGGCCGCCGACCGCTGA
- a CDS encoding SAM-dependent methyltransferase — protein sequence MYDPDTANIARIYDYYLGGAFNLPADRARATRIQSTLPSMEMLARFNRGFLRRSVAFMLDRGITQFLDLGSGLPTAGNTHEVAQARSPEARVVYVDHDPVAVHHGERILDGNPNAAMVGADARRPAELLADPRVLDLIDLDRPLGLVMTGVMVFVGPHEDPVGMVKGYRDRVAPGSVVALSHLTDERAEGEAKAQIHAMIEAYKGVVEQLYVRDRAEVEALFEGMELVEPGVALMPEWRARPDADIPTGSPAHHLGYGAVGVVG from the coding sequence GTGTACGACCCCGACACCGCCAACATCGCCCGCATCTACGACTACTACCTGGGCGGGGCGTTCAACCTGCCCGCCGACCGCGCCCGCGCGACCCGCATCCAGTCCACCCTGCCCAGCATGGAGATGCTCGCCCGGTTCAACCGCGGCTTCCTGCGCCGCTCCGTGGCGTTCATGCTGGACCGGGGCATCACGCAGTTCCTCGACCTCGGCTCCGGCCTGCCCACGGCCGGCAACACCCACGAGGTCGCCCAGGCGCGCTCGCCGGAGGCCAGGGTCGTCTACGTCGACCACGACCCGGTCGCGGTCCACCACGGCGAGCGCATCCTCGACGGCAACCCGAACGCGGCGATGGTCGGGGCCGACGCCCGCCGGCCCGCGGAGCTGCTCGCCGACCCGCGCGTGCTCGACCTGATCGACCTCGACCGGCCGCTGGGCCTGGTGATGACCGGGGTGATGGTGTTCGTGGGTCCCCACGAGGACCCGGTGGGCATGGTGAAGGGCTACCGCGACCGCGTCGCGCCGGGCAGCGTCGTCGCCCTGTCCCACCTCACCGACGAGCGGGCCGAGGGGGAGGCGAAGGCCCAGATCCACGCCATGATCGAGGCGTACAAAGGGGTCGTCGAGCAGCTCTACGTCCGCGACCGGGCGGAGGTCGAGGCGCTGTTCGAGGGGATGGAGCTGGTCGAGCCCGGGGTGGCCCTGATGCCCGAGTGGCGCGCCCGCCCCGACGCGGACATCCCCACGGGCAGCCCGGCCCACCACCTCGGCTACGGGGCCGTGGGCGTGGTCGGCTGA